The DNA window ATCTTGACAAATTTGTCGCCCCGTACGGCGAGCACCACCCGGGATCGAAAGTGGTTATCGAGGGCGTCGGCATAGTCGACGTGAAAGCGCACCACCGGTTCGGCCTCGGGTCCTGCCTCCACTTGCGGATCACTGAACTGGGGCGCAAGAAATTCCTCGGCCTCGAGCAAGCGGCTGATTTCCTCACGAATCGCCTCTAACTCAGCCTCTATCGCGATCGCCGAATTCTGCCAGGCTATCTGGCGGATCGGGTAGACAAACACATCCGCCGCATCCTCAAATTGTGCTGGGCGAAGATAATGGAACTGCATACCGAGAAAGGGATGATGAAATTGCCGCGAACCCGCCACCTGAAAGGCGCCCACCGCCTGGGGCATTTTCAACTCGCGATCGTAGTCCGTTGCACCCAATGTACGGCTCAGAAACTGCGCGCTGAACAATTCAGGGTGGGACTGCAGGGTGTGCGTCACCTTCTCAGCGATCTGCCTGGCCAAAGGCGTCTCGAAATCCTTGCCCAAGGTGAACAGCGAAACGGATCGCTCATCCTCCACCGATACATCAAAGTTGGATAGCAACTGATTAAACCAGTACAGCTTCGCCTCTACCCTAACCTCCTTGGTCTGGCGCATCGGCAGAACCAGCAGCGTGGCACCGGACAGCGCGGCACTGCCAACTTCGGCTGCCGTCTTCTCGTTGAAATCTGCGATAGAGAAACTCAAACGGTAGGGAATATCATCATCGGCGCGACGAACTTCCGCGAACAGGCCTTGAGCTTCTATCGCCGTTCGCAGCTTTTCCAGCGGTGGCGCGGTAAAGCGGCAATGGTGTAATAACGAACGCTGCTCAAACGCCTGACACTTGGCCAAAAATTCGCTGGAGGGGCGCTGAAAAAAAACCGACACCGCCGGGAGCTGGTTGGTTTCTAGATTGGTAGCCCCGGTAACGGCAGTGTCGCGGGCTTGCGGACTTGGCGTGGTGGCGCAGGCCAGCAAACCGAAGCACAAAGAAATCAGGCAAAGCGCCTTAAGCTGACGTAAAACAGTAATTTTGCGGTGCTCCAAAACCCTGAGCAAAGATAAAGTAGCCAATAGTGTGAACAGGCCCTAGTAACTTTCCGGCAGCTTCTTCTTAATGATGATGTGTCGGCCTTCCACTTCGACGTACTCGCCGATGGTCAGGTCCTTGAGGATACGCGCAACCATTTCACGAGAGGAACCCACCCGATCAGCAATTTCCTGCTGGGTCAGCTTTTCCTCGATACGCATCTGCCCGCCATCACCGAAGGGTTCGGCAAGGCTGGTCAACACCTTGACCACGCGACCGTAGACATCCTGCAGGGCGAGGCTTTTCACATCATTGGTGAGTTTACGAATGCGGCGGGTCAGGTTCTTATTCAGAATCCGGGTAATATTGGGGTGAAGGTCAAGGATCGCTTTGAAGTCTTCCTTGTACACAATCCGCACCCGGGTCGCGTCCATCGCTCTTACCGACGCGGAGCGCTTGTCATCGTCCAGCAGAGCAAGCTCGCCAAAATAGTCTCCGGATTCGAGAATATTCAGCACAAAGTCCTTGCCACTTTTATCGCTGCAATACACTTTCACCCGGCCGGACTCGATCACGTACAGCGAATCTGCAGTGTCACCTTCGTGAATGAGCACGGTATTTTTGGCGAACTCCCGCATTACGCTGGTATCGCGCAAAATTTGCAGCTCGTCTGGCGACAGCCCGTCAAACAAATCCACATTCTCGATACTCATCGACTCCACTCCTGACAATGCCGCGTTGGAAATAAACCAACCGTGCCAAAAAACGCTGGAAGGACCGGTCGAAGTTCCGGCTTGAGCTTATAGTACAGACCCATAAGTTATTGTCCAGCCTAGGGTTTGGCGGAGCACACAAAAGCGGAAAATCTGGCTGGCAAGAAACCAGGCGACCGCCTCACTGTGTCACAGGGCGGTCGCTGGTATATCGGCGATATCTACAAGCGCTTGTTACGCTTCAGGTCGCATATGGGGGAACAGCAAAACGTCCCGAATGGAGGGTGAATCGGTAAACAACATCACGAGACGGTCGATACCGATCCCCTCGCCCGCGGTGGGCGGCAAACCGTATTCCAGCGCTGCAACAAAGTCGGCGTCGTAGTGCATGGCCTCATCATCTCCGGCCTCTTTTTCGGCAACCTGGGCCATAAAGCGCTCCGCCTGATCCTCGGCGTCATTCAGCTCCGAGAAGCCGTTGGCCAGTTCACGACCACCCACAAAGAACTCAAAGCGGTCGGTTACGAAGGGATTGTCATCACTGCGCCGGGCCAGTGGCGATACCTCTGTAGGGTACTGGGTGATAAACGTCGGCTGATCCAGCTTATGCTCAGCGGTTTCTTCGAAGATCTCAATTTGGATTTTGCCCAGCCCCCAAGTGTCTTTCACGTCTATGCCAAGGGACTTGGCGACCGCGATTGCCTGGGCTTTATCAGCCAACTGTTCGGCAGTCACATTGGGGTTATACTTGAGCACCGCGTCGAATACCGACAGGCGCGCAAAGGGCTGGGCGAAGTCGTATTCGCTGCCCTGGTATTGAATGGTGGTTGTGCCAAGGACCTCTTGGGCCACCGTGCGCAGCATGTCTTCGGTTAAATCCATCAGGTCGTTGTAGTCCGCATAGGCCTGATAAAACTCGATCATAGTGAACTCGGGGTTGTGCCGAGTCGAAAGGCCCTCGTTGCGGAAGTTGCGGTTGATTTCAAATACCCGCTCAAAGCCGCCCACCACCAGCCGCTTCAAATACAGCTCCGGTGCAATACGCAGATACATATCAAGATCCAGAGCATTGTGATGGGTGACAAAGGGCTTGGCGCTGGCGCCACCGGGAATCACCTGCATCATCGGTGTTTCCACTTCCATAAAGTCGCGCTGCTGGAGGTAATTGCGAATGCTGGTAATCATCTTTGAGCGAATCGCGAAGGTGCGGCGGGACTGCTCGTTCATAATCAGGTCGACATAGCGCTGGCGGTAGCGCATTTCCTGATCCTGCAGGCCATGAAATTTATCCGGTAGCGGACGCAGGGATTTGGTCAGCAGGCCCGCTTCTTCCATATACACATACAGATCGCCCTTGCCGGATTTATGCACCGGACCACAGGCAAACACGATATCGCCGATGTCCCAGTGTTTGATTTCTTCAGCAAGTTCTTCCGGCAGTTGCTTTTTATCCACATAGGCCTGAATGCGACCGCTCATATCCTGCAGCACCAGGAAGGGCCCGCGCTTGGCCATAATCCGCCCGGCCACCTTGGCCTTGCGATCCAGCGCTTCCAGTTCTGCCTTGTCCTTGTCACCCAGCTCCTCTTGCAACTGCTGGGCATAGGCATCCCGGCGAAAGGCATTGGGGAAGGCATTGCGCTTTTCGCGAATGGCCGCCAGCTTGCTGCGACGCTCGGCGATCAGGCGGTTTTCTTCCTGCGCGGTGATTTGGGTATTTTCTGTATCAGACATGGATAAATATCTCTGGTCGGACGTCGGACGTCTGATGTCGGACGTGTAGTGCTAAATATCGGGTCGGACGTTAAAACCCTGGGGCTGCTTTGCGTCAGACGTCAGGCTTCCGACGTCCGGCCCAGTTCTTTAAAGCCCAAACTTCAAACTGGCCTCAATAAACATATCCAGATCGCCATCCAGCACGGCACCGCAGTTGCTGGTTTGAACATTGGTGCGCAGGTCTTTAATGCGCTGGTCATCCAGTACGTAACTGCGAATCTGGCTGCCCCAGCCGATATCGGCCTTGCTATCTTCCAATGCTTGGGCGGCGGTGTTGCGTTTCTGCAGCTCCAGTTCATAGAGCTTGGCGCGCAGCATCTTCCAGGCGTTATCCCGGTTCTGGTGCTGGGAGCGTTCGGTCTGGCACTGCACTACCGTATTGGTGGGCACGTGGGTCAAGCGCACCGCCGAGTCAGTTTTGTTGACGTGCTGACCACCGGCGCCGCTGGCCCGGTAGGTATCGGTACGCACATCGGCGGGGTTGATATCGATCTCAATATTGTCGTCAATCTCAGGGGAGATAAACACCGAGCAAAAAGAGGTGTGGCGGCGATTGCCAGAATCGAATGGCGATTTGCGCACCAGGCGGTGAACACCCGTTTCGGTGCGCAACCAACCGTATGCGTACTCACCCTGCACATGAATGGTGGCACTTTTGATACCGGCCACCTCGCCATCGGAGGCCTCGACCAGTTCGGCCTTAAAGCCCTTGTCTTCACACCAGCGCAAGTACATGCGCAGCACCATGCTGGCCCAATCCTGAGCCTCGGTACCGCCAGAGCCAGATTGGATATCCAGGTAACAGTTGTTGGGGTCCATTTCACCGGAAAACATGCGCCGAAATTCCAGGGTGGCGAGCACCGCTTCCAGCTTCTTCACATCTTCCTGCAGCGCGTTGATGGTGTCTTCGTCATCCTCTTCCGCCGCCATAAGCAGCAGCTCTTCGGCGTCGGTGATTCCGGCATCCAGCTCGTCGATGGAGGCCACCACCAATTCGAGGCTGCTGCGCTCCCGACCCAGCTCCTGGGCCCGGGCAGGATCATCCCACACAGAGGAATCCCCCAGTTCTAGCTCAACCTCGGTCAAGCGCTCTTTCTTGTTAGCGTAGTCAAAGGTACCCCCTAAGCGTATCAGTACGCTCAGTCATATCCTTGAGGGCATTGCGCAGGGCATTGATTTCTAACATTGAGTGCGGTCCGAGCCTGATTTTACAAAAGGCGGGCATTTTACCTGATGGACCGGGTGGCGGAAAGGCTGGTGCGGGAGACGGGAGACGCAACTACATGCGGCTTTGCCGCTCTCGCAGCATCCCGCGGCGAAGCCGCGGCCGCTTTTGCGTTTACCGTGGGCCCAGCCCGCGAGCACAGCGAGTGCTTTGGCTGCTCCCGTCCAGCGTCTCCCGTCAAACCGCCCGTAAATGATCCACCAACAGCTGCAGCGACAAATTTTCCCGCCACAGGTTGCTATCCAGCTTATAGACCAGCTCCACCAACTCCACGCCAGTATCAGGCCAGACTGCGGTATCGATGTTAAAAGCGATGGCATCTATGAGGGGCGCATCAGTGGCTTCGGGCAGCAGCACCATTTTCAGGTGTTTTTCGCCGACCAGACGTTGCTGCTGAATGCGGAAGCGGCCATGAAAGACCGGCGCGGGGAAGGCCTGCCCCCAGGGCCCGGCATTGCGCAGCAGCTCGGCATTTTCCAGGGTCAGGCTGGCCTGGCTCAGTTCGCCATCACTGTGGACCACCGCTTCCAGGTCGTCCTCACTGACCAGCTCGGCCACGGTATCAGCAAAGGCCTGGCGAAAGGTGTCAAAGTCTTTGCGCGCCAGACTGAGCCCCGCCGCCATGGCGTGACCGCCGAATTTGCGCAGCAGTTGGGGGTGGCGCTTGGCGATCAAATCCAGGGCATCGCGCATATGCAGACCGGGGATGGACCGGGCCGACCCCTTGATTTCGTCATTGCTGGTTTCGGCAAAGGCAATCACCGGGCGGTGGAATTGTTCCTTGACCCGGGAGGCCAGTATCCCCACCACACCCTGATGCCAGGAGGGTTCGAACAGACACAAACCCGCGGGCAGATCGGCGCCCTCTAGGTGCAGATGGGACAGGGCCCGAAAGGCCTCGTCCTTCATACTCTGCTCAATGCTGCGCCGCTCCCGGTTGAGGTCATCCAGCTCGGCCGCCAGGTTCAGGGCTCGATTGGGATCCTCTTCCAACAGGCAGCGGATGCCGATGGTCATATCATCGAGGCGCCCCGCGGCGTTGAGGCGCGGTCCCACGGTAAAGCCCAGATCGCTGGCCACCAGACGGCCGGCGTCGCGGCCCGAGACCTTCAACAGCGCGGAGATGCCGGGGCGACAGCGCC is part of the Spongiibacter taiwanensis genome and encodes:
- the prfB gene encoding peptide chain release factor 2 (programmed frameshift) → MLEINALRNALKDMTERTDTLRGYLDYANKKERLTEVELELGDSSVWDDPARAQELGRERSSLELVVASIDELDAGITDAEELLLMAAEEDDEDTINALQEDVKKLEAVLATLEFRRMFSGEMDPNNCYLDIQSGSGGTEAQDWASMVLRMYLRWCEDKGFKAELVEASDGEVAGIKSATIHVQGEYAYGWLRTETGVHRLVRKSPFDSGNRRHTSFCSVFISPEIDDNIEIDINPADVRTDTYRASGAGGQHVNKTDSAVRLTHVPTNTVVQCQTERSQHQNRDNAWKMLRAKLYELELQKRNTAAQALEDSKADIGWGSQIRSYVLDDQRIKDLRTNVQTSNCGAVLDGDLDMFIEASLKFGL
- the recJ gene encoding single-stranded-DNA-specific exonuclease RecJ → MPFPRIVLRERRAEEGPAPEFPQLPDLLTRLYHNRGLRRAQELSLGLDALPAPTMKGLDVAVELLVAAIAGNKRLLIVGDFDCDGATSTTLAMLGLTALGARQVDFLVPNRFEYGYGLSPEIVAVAAERQPDLIITVDNGISSIDGVEAARALGIPVLVTDHHLPGDELPKAAAIVNPNQPGCEFPDKALAGVGVMFYLLLALRSKLREQGAFVDRSAPNLAEFLDIVALGTVADVVPLSHANRILVEQGLRRIRAGRCRPGISALLKVSGRDAGRLVASDLGFTVGPRLNAAGRLDDMTIGIRCLLEEDPNRALNLAAELDDLNRERRSIEQSMKDEAFRALSHLHLEGADLPAGLCLFEPSWHQGVVGILASRVKEQFHRPVIAFAETSNDEIKGSARSIPGLHMRDALDLIAKRHPQLLRKFGGHAMAAGLSLARKDFDTFRQAFADTVAELVSEDDLEAVVHSDGELSQASLTLENAELLRNAGPWGQAFPAPVFHGRFRIQQQRLVGEKHLKMVLLPEATDAPLIDAIAFNIDTAVWPDTGVELVELVYKLDSNLWRENLSLQLLVDHLRAV
- the lysS gene encoding lysine--tRNA ligase, which codes for MSDTENTQITAQEENRLIAERRSKLAAIREKRNAFPNAFRRDAYAQQLQEELGDKDKAELEALDRKAKVAGRIMAKRGPFLVLQDMSGRIQAYVDKKQLPEELAEEIKHWDIGDIVFACGPVHKSGKGDLYVYMEEAGLLTKSLRPLPDKFHGLQDQEMRYRQRYVDLIMNEQSRRTFAIRSKMITSIRNYLQQRDFMEVETPMMQVIPGGASAKPFVTHHNALDLDMYLRIAPELYLKRLVVGGFERVFEINRNFRNEGLSTRHNPEFTMIEFYQAYADYNDLMDLTEDMLRTVAQEVLGTTTIQYQGSEYDFAQPFARLSVFDAVLKYNPNVTAEQLADKAQAIAVAKSLGIDVKDTWGLGKIQIEIFEETAEHKLDQPTFITQYPTEVSPLARRSDDNPFVTDRFEFFVGGRELANGFSELNDAEDQAERFMAQVAEKEAGDDEAMHYDADFVAALEYGLPPTAGEGIGIDRLVMLFTDSPSIRDVLLFPHMRPEA
- a CDS encoding Crp/Fnr family transcriptional regulator, producing MSIENVDLFDGLSPDELQILRDTSVMREFAKNTVLIHEGDTADSLYVIESGRVKVYCSDKSGKDFVLNILESGDYFGELALLDDDKRSASVRAMDATRVRIVYKEDFKAILDLHPNITRILNKNLTRRIRKLTNDVKSLALQDVYGRVVKVLTSLAEPFGDGGQMRIEEKLTQQEIADRVGSSREMVARILKDLTIGEYVEVEGRHIIIKKKLPESY